A window from Salvia miltiorrhiza cultivar Shanhuang (shh) chromosome 2, IMPLAD_Smil_shh, whole genome shotgun sequence encodes these proteins:
- the LOC131011428 gene encoding early nodulin-like protein 7: protein MASTVQKVLLAAVLAASVVASAGLQFEVGDEMGWAKPTGKERETYNEWATQNRFHIRDTLHFKYAKDSVVVVSSADYLTCNASNPIAKFEDGSTVYELNRPGFFYFISDQPAHCKSGQRLIVRVMHPLQPAAAPELAPELPPSSAPTDESGGDSGWPEFSSTAKLCVASYFVAAFVALVATFYMFV, encoded by the exons ATGGCTTCCACAGTCCAAAAAGTGCTCCTCGCCGCCGTCCTCGCCGCTTCCGTGGTGGCCTCAGCAGGCCTCCAGTTCGAGGTGGGAGACGAAATGGGATGGGCAAAACCCACCGGAAAAGAGCGCGAGACCTACAACGAATGGGCCACACAGAACAGGTTCCACATTCGAGATACGCTTC ATTTCAAGTATGCCAAAGActcggtggtggtggtgagcTCCGCCGATTACCTAACATGCAACGCGTCGAATCCCATCGCCAAATTCGAAGACGGCAGCACCGTTTACGAGTTAAACAGGCCGGGCTTTTTCTACTTCATCAGCGACCAGCCCGCCCACTGCAAGTCCGGCCAGAGGCTCATCGTTCGCGTCATGCATCCTTTGCAACCTGCAGCTGCGCCGGAGCTTGCGCCGGAACTTCCGCCGTCCTCCGCCCCGACCGATGAGAGCGGTGGGGATTCGGGGTGGCCGGAATTTAGTTCCACTGCGAAACTGTGTGTTGCTTCCTACTTCGTTGCTGCTTTTGTAGCCCTTGTTGCCACCTTCTACATGTTCGTGTAG
- the LOC131011430 gene encoding poly(A)-specific ribonuclease PARN isoform X1: MRKNYLVRVLTRLNARTSQPLRFLCSAPSAAGVELKNVTKSNFEPALTELRRHVREADFVSIDLEMTGITSAPWRECFEFDRPDIQYLKVKDSAQKFAVVQFGVCPFRWDQHSTSFVAHPHNFYVFPRQEIAGDGFSYEFLCQTSSLEFLARYQFDFNTCINEGISYLSRSQEEEALKCLDSVYKDDVLDVSSNLGNGSDMQLVRMADILFAERMKNVVGEWRAGLLRGVNCGSESPGSLNDTNQKFQTTFFQTRPALAVNGLTSRQLKLIKLVTEKHFNDLTYVHVTGESSCRLPLIVYTDSAKDRELLKGEVKACQRKAAEMSIKSAIGFRHVIDLLSSERKLIVGHNCFLDLAHVYSKFIGPLPSTAQEFVSAVQTYFPSIIDTKVLLNSDDVLWRIMKKGSTSLSKAFSLLCLLPVAPTSTSNGLADKPRVKVDVQVDGQRFSNWNSGAKHEAGYDAFMTGCIFSEACFRLGIDFNPQAPGSILQHNEKLQKYINYLYLSWVNGDIIDLKTGKSGTDSLGSATGRQRWHTKFTFSNMILLWGLPTKLKAKDIRECFYKAFGSGSITSVHHLDETAAFVQFSRAELVSDFLELKDSLERGNKNPISVLHPLSRILETGCVRAATYEMYKEVCCSPLSEVLFADQAERIGWKGASVDVNGEDDCEREGETTSPAFPKQSSASVRTSAAGTRSSMNLQTDQIMDSLCRSAAQLSR, from the exons ATGAGAAAGAACTACCTGGTTCGGGTCCTAACCCGGCTCAATGCCCGAACCTCACAGCCCCTACGTTTCCTCTGCTCCGCGCCTTCGGCTGCCGGCGTAGAGCTGAAGAATGTGACCAAGTCCAATTTCGAACCCGCGCTGACAGAGCTGCGGCGCCACGTGAGGGAAGCAGACTTCGTCTCCATCGACTTGGAGATGACGGGGATCACCAGCGCGCCCTGGCGCGAATGCTTTGAATTCGACCGCCCTGATATCCAGTATTTGAAGGTCAAAGATTCCGCCCAGAAATTCGCCGTCGTTCAATTCGGCGTTTGCCCCTTTCGATGGGACCAACATTCCACCTCCTTTGTTGCTCATCC gcaCAACTTCTATGTATTTCCTCGGCAGGAAATTGCGGGTGATGGTTTCTCATATGAGTTCTTATGCCAGACAAGCTCATTAGAATTCTTGGCGAGATACCAGTTTGATTTCAACACTTGCATCAACGAAG GAATATCTTATTTATCCAGAAGCCAAGAGGAGGAAGCACTGAAATGTTTAGATTCAGTATACAAGGATGATGTCCTGGATGTATCTTCCAACTTAGGAAATGGTTCGGATATGCAGCTGGTTAGGATGGCAGATATTCTGTTTGCTGAGAGAATGAAAAATGTAGTTGGTGAGTGGCGTGCTGGATTGTTACGGGGTGTAAATTGCGGATCAGAATCTCCAGGAAGTTTAAATGACACGAATCAGAAATTTCAGACTACTTTCTTCCAGACACGCCCTGCCCTTGCAGTTAATGGCTTGACTTCTCGCCAGCTAAAGCTAATTAAGTTG GTGACTGAAAAGCATTTCAACGATCTTACTTATGTTCATGTCACTGGTGAAAGTTCTTGTCGGCTACCGTTGATAGTCTATACAGATTCTGCAAAAGACAGGGAATTACTGAAG GGGGAGGTCAAAGCTTGTCAAAGGAAAGCAGCAGAAATGAGTATTAAATCTGCTATTGGGTTTCGACATGTTATTGATCTGCTTTCATCAGAAAGAAAGTTGATTGTTGGTCATAATTGTTTTCTTG ATCTTGCACATGTTTACAGCAAGTTTATTGGTCCTCTCCCTTCAACTGCTCAAGAATTTGTCTCAGCTGTCCAAACATATTTCCCAAGCATAATTGATACTAAGGTGCTGCTGAATTCAGACGATGTGTTATGGCGCATCATGAAGAAAGGCAGCACATCGCTTTCAAAAGCATTTAGCTTACTCTGCCTGCTACCTGTTGCTCCAACTAGCACAAGCAATGGGTTGGCAGACAAACCACGTGTAAAAGTGGATGTTCAAGTGGATGGTCAGAG GTTCTCAAATTGGAACTCTGGCGCTAAGCATGAAGCTGGATACGATGCTTTTATGACAGGATGCATCttctctgaggcatgcttccgTTTAGGAATTGATTTTAACCCACAAGCACCAGGCTCGATTTTGCAACACAATGAGAAGCTCCAAAAGTATATCAATTATTTATATCTAAGCTGGGTGAATGGAGACATTATTGATCTTAAAACAGGGAAAAGTGGTACAGACTCTTTAGGTTCTGCTACGGGCAGGCAACGGTGGCATACAAAGTTTACGTTCTCAAACATGATACTGTTGTGGGGATTACCCACGAAGCTGAAAGCAAAAGATATTAGAGAGTGTTTCTACAAAGCTTTTGGGAGTGGCTCAATCACCTCAGTCCACCATTTGGATGAAACTGCAGCCTTCGTTCAGTTCAGCCGTGCAGAACTGGTTTCGGACTTCCTTGAACTGAAGGATAGTTTAGAAAGAGGTAATAAAAACCCAATATCTGTTTTGCATCCTTTGTCAAGAATTCTTGAGACGGGATGCGTCCGCGCTGCCACTTATGAGATGTACAAAGAGGTTTGTTGTTCGCCTCTGTCGGAAGTGCTGTTTGCAGATCAGGCTGAAAGAATTGGGTGGAAGGGGGCATCTGTTGATGTCAATGGGGAAGACGACTGTGAGAGAGAAGGCGAAACAACTTCGCCTGCCTTTCCGAAGCAGAGTAGTGCTAGTGTTAGAACCAGTGCGGCTGGCACACGGTCAAGCATGAATTTACAAACTGATCAAATTATGGATTCTTTGTGTCGCTCTGCAGCTCAGTTGAGCAGATAG
- the LOC131011430 gene encoding poly(A)-specific ribonuclease PARN isoform X2, translating to MQLVRMADILFAERMKNVVGEWRAGLLRGVNCGSESPGSLNDTNQKFQTTFFQTRPALAVNGLTSRQLKLIKLVTEKHFNDLTYVHVTGESSCRLPLIVYTDSAKDRELLKGEVKACQRKAAEMSIKSAIGFRHVIDLLSSERKLIVGHNCFLDLAHVYSKFIGPLPSTAQEFVSAVQTYFPSIIDTKVLLNSDDVLWRIMKKGSTSLSKAFSLLCLLPVAPTSTSNGLADKPRVKVDVQVDGQRFSNWNSGAKHEAGYDAFMTGCIFSEACFRLGIDFNPQAPGSILQHNEKLQKYINYLYLSWVNGDIIDLKTGKSGTDSLGSATGRQRWHTKFTFSNMILLWGLPTKLKAKDIRECFYKAFGSGSITSVHHLDETAAFVQFSRAELVSDFLELKDSLERGNKNPISVLHPLSRILETGCVRAATYEMYKEVCCSPLSEVLFADQAERIGWKGASVDVNGEDDCEREGETTSPAFPKQSSASVRTSAAGTRSSMNLQTDQIMDSLCRSAAQLSR from the exons ATGCAGCTGGTTAGGATGGCAGATATTCTGTTTGCTGAGAGAATGAAAAATGTAGTTGGTGAGTGGCGTGCTGGATTGTTACGGGGTGTAAATTGCGGATCAGAATCTCCAGGAAGTTTAAATGACACGAATCAGAAATTTCAGACTACTTTCTTCCAGACACGCCCTGCCCTTGCAGTTAATGGCTTGACTTCTCGCCAGCTAAAGCTAATTAAGTTG GTGACTGAAAAGCATTTCAACGATCTTACTTATGTTCATGTCACTGGTGAAAGTTCTTGTCGGCTACCGTTGATAGTCTATACAGATTCTGCAAAAGACAGGGAATTACTGAAG GGGGAGGTCAAAGCTTGTCAAAGGAAAGCAGCAGAAATGAGTATTAAATCTGCTATTGGGTTTCGACATGTTATTGATCTGCTTTCATCAGAAAGAAAGTTGATTGTTGGTCATAATTGTTTTCTTG ATCTTGCACATGTTTACAGCAAGTTTATTGGTCCTCTCCCTTCAACTGCTCAAGAATTTGTCTCAGCTGTCCAAACATATTTCCCAAGCATAATTGATACTAAGGTGCTGCTGAATTCAGACGATGTGTTATGGCGCATCATGAAGAAAGGCAGCACATCGCTTTCAAAAGCATTTAGCTTACTCTGCCTGCTACCTGTTGCTCCAACTAGCACAAGCAATGGGTTGGCAGACAAACCACGTGTAAAAGTGGATGTTCAAGTGGATGGTCAGAG GTTCTCAAATTGGAACTCTGGCGCTAAGCATGAAGCTGGATACGATGCTTTTATGACAGGATGCATCttctctgaggcatgcttccgTTTAGGAATTGATTTTAACCCACAAGCACCAGGCTCGATTTTGCAACACAATGAGAAGCTCCAAAAGTATATCAATTATTTATATCTAAGCTGGGTGAATGGAGACATTATTGATCTTAAAACAGGGAAAAGTGGTACAGACTCTTTAGGTTCTGCTACGGGCAGGCAACGGTGGCATACAAAGTTTACGTTCTCAAACATGATACTGTTGTGGGGATTACCCACGAAGCTGAAAGCAAAAGATATTAGAGAGTGTTTCTACAAAGCTTTTGGGAGTGGCTCAATCACCTCAGTCCACCATTTGGATGAAACTGCAGCCTTCGTTCAGTTCAGCCGTGCAGAACTGGTTTCGGACTTCCTTGAACTGAAGGATAGTTTAGAAAGAGGTAATAAAAACCCAATATCTGTTTTGCATCCTTTGTCAAGAATTCTTGAGACGGGATGCGTCCGCGCTGCCACTTATGAGATGTACAAAGAGGTTTGTTGTTCGCCTCTGTCGGAAGTGCTGTTTGCAGATCAGGCTGAAAGAATTGGGTGGAAGGGGGCATCTGTTGATGTCAATGGGGAAGACGACTGTGAGAGAGAAGGCGAAACAACTTCGCCTGCCTTTCCGAAGCAGAGTAGTGCTAGTGTTAGAACCAGTGCGGCTGGCACACGGTCAAGCATGAATTTACAAACTGATCAAATTATGGATTCTTTGTGTCGCTCTGCAGCTCAGTTGAGCAGATAG